From a region of the Azospirillum formosense genome:
- the trpD gene encoding anthranilate phosphoribosyltransferase, with protein sequence MSTPSTPHGDLTDMKAILAKVAAGNALNEPEASLAFDIIMSGNATPSQMGGFLMALRVRGETVDEITGAARVMRAKAIPVEAPDGTIDTCGTGGDGSGTYNISTAAAVVIAACGVPVAKHGNRAMSSKSGAADVLGALGVNLDCDMGLVRKALWDARIGFLMAPRHHLAMRNVGPTRVELGTRTIFNLLGPLSNPASAKRQLLGVYAKQWVEPLAHVLKRLGSEAAWIVHGSDGLDEITTTGPTTVAQLKDGEVTVFEIEPEQAGIFRARPELLKGGDAHVNAEAIRALFDGAQGAYRDIVLLNAAAALHVAGKAGDLKEGVERARHAIDSGAARAVLQHLVSITHSSISNEPVAAP encoded by the coding sequence ATGAGCACGCCGTCCACGCCGCACGGCGACCTGACCGACATGAAGGCCATCCTCGCCAAGGTCGCCGCCGGCAACGCCCTGAACGAACCGGAGGCCTCGCTGGCCTTCGACATCATCATGTCGGGCAACGCCACCCCGTCGCAGATGGGCGGCTTCCTGATGGCGCTGCGCGTGCGCGGCGAGACGGTGGACGAGATCACCGGGGCCGCCCGCGTCATGCGCGCCAAGGCCATCCCGGTGGAGGCCCCGGACGGCACCATCGACACCTGCGGCACCGGCGGCGACGGCTCCGGCACCTACAACATCTCCACCGCCGCCGCGGTCGTCATCGCCGCCTGCGGCGTGCCGGTGGCCAAGCACGGCAACCGCGCCATGTCGTCCAAGTCGGGCGCCGCCGACGTGCTGGGCGCCCTGGGCGTCAACCTCGACTGCGACATGGGTCTGGTGCGCAAGGCCCTGTGGGACGCCCGCATCGGCTTCCTGATGGCGCCGCGCCACCACCTCGCCATGCGCAACGTCGGCCCGACCCGCGTGGAGCTGGGCACCCGCACCATCTTCAACCTGCTGGGCCCGCTGTCCAACCCGGCCAGCGCCAAGCGCCAGCTTCTCGGGGTCTACGCAAAGCAGTGGGTGGAGCCGCTGGCCCACGTGCTGAAGCGCCTGGGGTCGGAGGCCGCCTGGATCGTCCATGGCTCCGACGGGCTGGACGAGATCACCACGACCGGCCCGACCACCGTCGCCCAGCTCAAGGACGGCGAAGTCACCGTGTTCGAGATCGAGCCCGAGCAGGCCGGCATCTTCCGCGCCCGGCCGGAGCTTCTGAAGGGCGGCGACGCCCACGTGAACGCCGAGGCCATCCGCGCGCTGTTCGACGGCGCCCAGGGCGCCTACCGCGACATCGTGCTGCTGAACGCCGCCGCCGCGCTGCACGTCGCGGGCAAGGCCGGCGACCTGAAGGAGGGCGTCGAGCGGGCCCGCCACGCCATCGACAGCGGTGCCGCCCGCGCCGTGCTCCAGCATCTCGTGTCCATCACCCATTCGTCCATCTCCAACGAACCGGTTGCCGCGCCATGA
- a CDS encoding divergent polysaccharide deacetylase family protein, whose translation MAKKTPRKPQKAAARKPSPKTPAASGRAVSPVLLALAGVIAVFAVALGARFIIGRDAPQTETVVEREAPVIAPAIPPAAAPIKTPSPKVADAPPPPPPPPVREAEPVPAPVPAPPPQVTEAPAPVPVPAPPPPPALTPKPVVAMLPPPVAPQELPKVAPGAPLWKKNALPFRAPPGKPAIAIVIDDMGVDRKRSNRAVSLPAPLTLAWLPYAHELPAQARAARAAGHELMLHLPMEPSGAADPGPQALRVSLDKGEILRRTKMALDSFDGYVGVNNHMGSRFTADSAAMAPVLGEIARRGLLWLDSRTTAKSAGLTLAREFQMPFAGRDIFLDNEMTVPAVRGQLAKTEQVARKQGYAIAIGHPHDATIDALASWMPDVQKRGFVLVPVSAVVRAHHTGG comes from the coding sequence ATGGCCAAGAAAACGCCGCGCAAGCCACAGAAAGCCGCGGCACGGAAGCCATCGCCGAAAACGCCCGCCGCATCGGGGCGCGCCGTCTCGCCGGTCCTGCTGGCGCTGGCCGGGGTGATCGCGGTCTTCGCGGTGGCGCTCGGCGCGCGCTTCATCATCGGGCGCGACGCGCCGCAGACGGAGACCGTCGTGGAGCGGGAGGCGCCGGTCATCGCCCCGGCCATCCCGCCCGCTGCCGCGCCGATCAAGACGCCGTCGCCCAAGGTCGCCGACGCGCCGCCCCCGCCTCCGCCCCCGCCGGTTCGCGAGGCCGAACCCGTTCCGGCGCCCGTTCCCGCGCCGCCTCCCCAGGTGACCGAGGCCCCGGCCCCCGTTCCGGTTCCCGCGCCGCCCCCGCCGCCGGCCCTGACTCCGAAGCCGGTGGTGGCGATGTTGCCGCCTCCCGTCGCCCCGCAGGAACTGCCCAAGGTGGCTCCCGGCGCGCCGCTGTGGAAGAAGAACGCGCTGCCCTTCCGCGCCCCGCCGGGCAAGCCGGCCATCGCCATCGTCATCGACGACATGGGCGTGGACCGCAAGCGATCGAACCGCGCGGTGTCGCTGCCGGCGCCGCTGACGCTGGCTTGGCTGCCCTACGCCCATGAGCTGCCGGCCCAGGCCCGCGCCGCCCGTGCCGCCGGGCACGAGCTGATGCTGCACCTGCCCATGGAGCCCAGCGGCGCCGCCGATCCGGGGCCGCAGGCGTTGCGCGTGTCGCTCGACAAGGGAGAGATCCTGCGCCGGACCAAGATGGCGCTGGACAGCTTCGACGGCTATGTCGGGGTGAACAACCACATGGGCAGCCGCTTCACCGCCGATTCCGCGGCCATGGCGCCCGTGCTGGGGGAGATCGCGCGGCGCGGCCTGTTGTGGCTGGACAGCCGGACCACCGCGAAGAGCGCCGGCCTGACCCTCGCGCGGGAGTTTCAGATGCCCTTCGCCGGTCGTGACATCTTTCTGGACAACGAGATGACCGTGCCGGCGGTGCGCGGCCAGCTCGCCAAGACGGAGCAGGTGGCGCGCAAGCAGGGCTACGCCATCGCCATCGGGCACCCGCACGATGCGACAATCGACGCACTGGCCTCCTGGATGCCGGACGTGCAGAAACGCGGCTTCGTCCTGGTTCCGGTCAGCGCCGTCGTGCGCGCCCATCACACCGGCGGGTGA
- the gltX gene encoding glutamate--tRNA ligase, with product MTVVTRFAPSPTGFLHIGGARTALFNWLYARRNGGTYLLRIEDTDRQRSTDAAVDAILDGLSWLGLDWDGDAVSQFARKDRHAEVAQQMLAAGRAYYCYASPEELEEMRAAQKAAGQPVRYDGRWRDRDPSEAPAGVKPVIRLKAPQEGETVLKDRVQGEVTVQNAQLDDLILLRADGTPTYLLAVVVDDHDMGVTHVIRGDDHLTNTFRQIQIYNAMGWDLPEFGHIPLIHGPDGAKLSKRHGALGVDAYRDMGYLPEAIRNYLLRLGWAHGDDEIISTEQAVEWFNLEGIGRSPSRFDFAKLENLNAHYMRQADDARLVGLAAPRLEAELGRPLTESERDLLTRAMNGLKQRARTVVDLAQSARFYLAPRPLAMDDKAAALLDEKGRGVLTDLAARFEAEADFTAAALEALVRAFAEERGEKLGKIAQPLRAALTGSTVSPPIFEVAELLGRAETLARMKDAATAARG from the coding sequence ATGACCGTCGTCACCCGTTTCGCCCCGTCGCCCACCGGCTTTCTCCACATCGGCGGTGCCCGCACCGCGCTGTTCAACTGGCTGTACGCCCGCCGCAACGGCGGCACGTACCTGTTGCGCATCGAGGACACCGACCGCCAGCGCTCGACGGACGCCGCGGTGGACGCCATTCTCGACGGCCTGTCCTGGCTCGGCCTCGACTGGGACGGCGACGCGGTCAGCCAGTTCGCCCGCAAGGACCGCCACGCCGAGGTGGCTCAGCAGATGCTGGCCGCCGGCCGCGCCTATTACTGCTACGCGAGCCCCGAGGAGCTGGAGGAGATGCGCGCCGCCCAGAAGGCGGCGGGACAGCCGGTGCGCTACGACGGGCGCTGGCGCGACCGCGACCCGTCGGAGGCGCCGGCCGGGGTGAAGCCGGTGATCCGTCTGAAGGCGCCGCAGGAGGGCGAGACGGTCCTCAAGGACCGCGTCCAGGGCGAGGTGACGGTGCAGAACGCCCAGCTCGACGACCTGATCCTGCTGCGCGCCGACGGCACCCCGACCTATCTGCTGGCCGTGGTGGTGGACGACCACGACATGGGCGTGACCCACGTCATCCGCGGCGACGACCACCTGACCAACACCTTCCGCCAGATCCAGATCTACAACGCCATGGGCTGGGACCTGCCGGAGTTCGGCCACATCCCGCTGATCCACGGCCCGGACGGCGCCAAGCTGTCGAAGCGCCACGGCGCGCTCGGCGTCGACGCCTACCGCGACATGGGCTACCTGCCGGAGGCGATCCGCAACTACCTGCTGCGGCTCGGCTGGGCGCACGGCGACGACGAGATCATCTCGACCGAACAGGCCGTGGAGTGGTTCAACCTGGAGGGCATCGGGCGCTCCCCCTCGCGCTTCGACTTCGCCAAGCTGGAGAACCTGAACGCCCACTACATGCGGCAGGCCGATGACGCCCGCCTCGTGGGTCTTGCCGCCCCGCGGCTGGAGGCGGAGCTTGGCCGTCCCCTGACCGAGTCGGAGCGCGATCTGCTGACCCGCGCCATGAACGGGCTGAAGCAGCGCGCCCGCACCGTGGTCGATCTGGCGCAGAGCGCCCGCTTCTACCTCGCCCCGCGCCCGCTGGCGATGGACGACAAGGCCGCCGCTCTGTTGGACGAGAAGGGCCGCGGCGTCCTGACCGACCTCGCCGCCCGCTTCGAGGCGGAGGCGGACTTCACCGCCGCCGCGCTTGAGGCGCTGGTGCGTGCCTTCGCCGAGGAGCGGGGCGAGAAGCTGGGCAAGATCGCCCAGCCGCTGCGCGCGGCGCTGACCGGCTCCACCGTGTCGCCGCCGATCTTCGAGGTCGCGGAACTTCTCGGCCGGGCGGAAACGCTGGCCCGGATGAAGGATGCCGCAACTGCAGCACGGGGATAA
- a CDS encoding aminodeoxychorismate/anthranilate synthase component II: protein MLLLIDNYDSFTYNLVHYLGELGAELDVRRNDSLTVEEAMALRPEGIVLSPGPCDPDKAGICLPLIDAAAQAGVPLMGVCLGHQAIGQAFGGTVLRAPVPMHGKVNRMFHQGRGVLKDLPSPFRATRYHSLIVERATLPACLEVTGETEDGLIMALSHRELPIHGVQFHPESIESEHGHKILENFLNTTRRLETAA, encoded by the coding sequence ATGCTGCTGCTCATCGATAACTACGACAGCTTCACCTACAACCTCGTCCATTACCTGGGCGAACTGGGCGCCGAACTGGACGTCCGCCGCAACGACAGCCTGACGGTGGAGGAGGCCATGGCGCTCCGCCCCGAAGGGATCGTGCTGTCGCCCGGCCCCTGCGACCCGGACAAGGCGGGCATCTGCCTGCCGCTGATCGACGCCGCCGCCCAGGCCGGCGTTCCGCTGATGGGCGTGTGCCTGGGCCATCAGGCCATCGGGCAGGCCTTCGGCGGCACGGTGCTGCGCGCGCCGGTGCCGATGCACGGCAAGGTCAACCGCATGTTCCACCAGGGGCGCGGCGTCCTGAAGGACCTGCCCTCTCCCTTCCGGGCCACCCGCTACCATTCGCTGATCGTCGAGCGCGCTACCCTGCCCGCCTGCCTGGAGGTGACCGGCGAGACGGAGGACGGCCTGATCATGGCGCTGTCCCACCGCGAGCTGCCGATCCACGGCGTGCAGTTCCACCCGGAAAGCATCGAGAGCGAACACGGGCACAAGATCCTGGAAAACTTCCTGAACACGACCCGCCGGCTGGAGACCGCCGCATGA
- the trpC gene encoding indole-3-glycerol phosphate synthase TrpC: MSDVLTRICDDKRALVQARKSARPLSAVEDAARAADPARGFIRALRRTVDGGRYGLIAEIKKASPSKGLIRPDFDPPSLARAYREGGATCLSVLTDEPYFQGCDDYLLAARAAVDLPVLRKDFMVDPYQIAESRALGADCILIIMAALSNAQAAEIEETAIAWGLDVLVEVHNREELDRALALKTPLLGVNNRNLKTLAVDIATTEELAAHVPADRMLVAESGLYSPADLSRMAAVGARCFLVGESLMRQEDVTAATRALLA, from the coding sequence ATGAGCGACGTCCTGACCCGCATCTGCGACGACAAGCGCGCGCTGGTCCAAGCCCGCAAGTCCGCCCGCCCGCTGTCCGCGGTGGAGGACGCCGCCCGCGCCGCCGATCCGGCGCGCGGCTTCATCCGCGCGCTGCGCCGCACGGTGGACGGGGGCCGCTACGGCCTGATCGCCGAGATCAAGAAGGCCAGCCCGTCGAAGGGCCTGATCCGTCCGGACTTCGACCCGCCGTCGCTGGCCCGCGCCTACCGCGAGGGCGGCGCCACCTGCCTGTCGGTGCTGACCGACGAGCCCTATTTCCAGGGCTGCGACGACTATCTGCTGGCCGCCCGGGCCGCGGTGGACCTGCCGGTGCTGCGCAAGGACTTCATGGTCGATCCCTACCAGATCGCCGAATCCCGCGCGCTGGGCGCCGACTGCATCCTGATCATCATGGCCGCGCTGAGCAACGCGCAGGCGGCCGAGATCGAGGAAACCGCCATCGCCTGGGGCCTCGACGTGCTGGTCGAGGTGCACAACCGCGAGGAGCTGGACCGCGCGCTGGCGCTGAAGACCCCGCTGCTCGGCGTCAACAACCGGAACCTCAAGACCCTGGCGGTGGACATTGCCACGACCGAGGAGCTGGCGGCCCATGTGCCCGCCGACCGGATGCTGGTGGCCGAAAGCGGCCTGTACAGCCCGGCCGACCTGTCGCGCATGGCGGCGGTCGGGGCGCGCTGCTTCCTGGTCGGTGAATCGCTGATGCGGCAGGAGGATGTGACCGCGGCCACCCGCGCCCTGCTCGCCTGA
- the glp gene encoding gephyrin-like molybdotransferase Glp, with amino-acid sequence MLQVGDARARILAAFTALPAETVPLPDALGRVLAEPAVARLTQPPFAAAAMDGWAVRAADIARAAADAPVTLRRIGESAAGHAFAGSVGAGEAVRIFTGAPLPAGADAVVMQEDCEDAGDRVRVGRAVSAGRFIRPAGLDFTAGEDLLPKGRLLTARDVALAAAANLPWLRVHRRPRVAVLATGDEIALPGDPLGPSQIVSSNALGLCALVTSQGGLAHNLGVARDDPEHLAAMAAGAAGCDLLVTTGGASQGEHDHVRDVLGGLSLDFYRVAMKPGKPLIFGTANGVPLLGLPGNPVSTGVAAVLFLVPVLRRLQGLPAGNATLAARLGAPLKANDDRTDFLRATLSTGPDGEPVATPFPRQDSAMMSRLARADALIVREPLATAAAEGDRVTVIPLSGGVLSL; translated from the coding sequence ATGCTGCAGGTCGGTGACGCCCGCGCCCGCATCCTCGCCGCCTTCACCGCCCTGCCGGCGGAGACGGTGCCGCTGCCCGACGCGCTGGGGCGCGTCCTGGCGGAGCCCGCCGTCGCCCGCCTGACCCAGCCGCCCTTCGCCGCCGCCGCCATGGACGGCTGGGCCGTCCGCGCCGCCGACATCGCCCGGGCCGCGGCGGATGCGCCCGTCACCCTGCGGCGCATCGGCGAGTCCGCGGCCGGCCACGCCTTCGCCGGATCGGTGGGCGCGGGCGAGGCCGTGCGCATCTTCACCGGCGCCCCCCTGCCCGCCGGGGCCGACGCCGTGGTGATGCAGGAGGATTGCGAGGACGCTGGGGACCGCGTGCGCGTCGGACGGGCCGTGTCCGCGGGGCGCTTCATCCGCCCTGCCGGCCTGGACTTCACCGCGGGCGAGGACCTGCTTCCCAAGGGACGGCTGCTCACCGCCCGCGACGTCGCCCTGGCCGCCGCGGCCAACCTGCCCTGGCTGCGCGTCCATCGGCGCCCGCGGGTCGCCGTGCTCGCCACCGGCGATGAGATCGCCCTGCCCGGCGATCCGCTGGGTCCCAGCCAGATCGTCAGCTCCAACGCGCTCGGCCTGTGCGCCTTGGTCACCAGCCAGGGCGGGCTCGCCCACAACCTCGGCGTGGCCAGGGACGATCCGGAGCATCTCGCCGCCATGGCCGCGGGGGCGGCGGGCTGCGACCTGCTGGTGACCACCGGCGGCGCCTCGCAAGGCGAGCACGACCATGTGCGCGACGTGCTGGGGGGACTGTCGCTGGATTTCTACCGGGTCGCCATGAAGCCCGGCAAGCCGTTGATCTTCGGGACGGCGAACGGCGTGCCGCTGCTCGGCCTGCCCGGAAATCCGGTGTCCACAGGGGTGGCCGCCGTTCTGTTCCTGGTGCCCGTCCTTCGCCGTCTCCAGGGGTTGCCCGCCGGGAACGCCACGCTCGCCGCGCGGCTCGGCGCGCCGCTGAAGGCCAACGACGACCGCACGGATTTCCTGCGCGCCACCCTGTCCACCGGACCGGACGGCGAGCCCGTCGCCACCCCCTTCCCGCGCCAGGACAGCGCGATGATGTCCCGGCTGGCCCGGGCCGATGCCCTGATCGTCCGCGAGCCGCTGGCAACCGCCGCCGCCGAGGGCGACCGCGTCACGGTGATCCCGCTGAGCGGCGGCGTCCTGTCGCTTTAA
- a CDS encoding STY0301 family protein, which yields MLQTLILLAVLLAAIARPALAEEVRCPSNLTVQAQPEAPGGWSPYPAKDQHAFAGVALVEGDRAAQMASPTQAPSMAATPAALEPDRSLRRGRSETRQWDFPAARRGNVFLICRYAGTQATLAIDLPRTVRRCQITEETDARGIVLDKPAATPQFLCR from the coding sequence ATGCTCCAAACTTTGATCCTGCTGGCGGTTCTTCTCGCCGCCATCGCACGCCCGGCCCTCGCCGAAGAGGTCCGCTGCCCGTCGAACCTGACCGTGCAGGCCCAGCCCGAGGCCCCCGGCGGCTGGTCGCCCTACCCGGCGAAGGACCAGCACGCCTTCGCGGGCGTCGCGCTGGTGGAGGGCGACCGGGCGGCGCAGATGGCGTCTCCCACCCAGGCCCCCTCTATGGCCGCCACCCCGGCGGCGCTGGAGCCGGACCGCAGCCTGCGGCGGGGCCGCTCGGAGACGCGGCAATGGGACTTCCCCGCCGCCCGGCGCGGCAACGTCTTCCTGATCTGCCGCTACGCCGGGACGCAGGCCACGCTGGCGATCGACCTGCCGCGCACCGTGCGGCGCTGCCAGATCACCGAGGAGACCGACGCGCGGGGCATCGTCCTGGACAAGCCGGCGGCGACGCCGCAGTTCCTCTGCCGCTAA
- a CDS encoding GNAT family N-acetyltransferase: MPNVTIARESPLQDEVVRLIEELDRYLGDLYPAESNHLLDLRSLAKPDIRFLVARRSGAVVGCGAMRIDTEGGYGEVKRMFVQPTARGGQIGRRLLERIEDEARAAGLSLLRLETGVYQDEAIALYRKQGFADRGPFGPYGPDPLSLFMEKPL; the protein is encoded by the coding sequence GTGCCGAACGTGACCATTGCCCGTGAAAGCCCGCTCCAGGACGAGGTGGTTCGGCTCATCGAGGAGCTGGACCGCTATCTGGGCGACCTCTACCCGGCCGAGAGCAACCATCTGCTCGACCTGCGGTCGCTGGCGAAACCGGACATCCGCTTCCTGGTCGCCCGGCGGTCGGGGGCCGTCGTCGGCTGCGGCGCCATGCGCATCGACACCGAGGGCGGCTATGGCGAGGTCAAGCGGATGTTCGTCCAGCCGACCGCGCGCGGCGGCCAGATCGGGCGCCGCCTACTGGAGCGCATCGAGGACGAGGCCCGCGCCGCCGGCTTGTCCCTGCTGCGGCTGGAGACCGGTGTCTACCAGGACGAGGCCATCGCCCTCTACCGCAAGCAGGGCTTCGCCGACCGTGGCCCGTTCGGCCCCTACGGCCCGGACCCGCTGAGCCTCTTCATGGAGAAACCCCTATGA
- the moaC gene encoding cyclic pyranopterin monophosphate synthase MoaC yields MTDQPASGFTHFDAEGRAVMVDVSGKADTERTATAHGSVLMQPETLALILQGGVKKGDVLSVARLAGIMGAKRTPDLIPLCHPLMLTSVKVDLTCDPDRNAVDITATCKLKGQTGVEMEALTAVSVAALTVYDMCKAVDRGMTITEVKLLHKAGGKSGDWGSAV; encoded by the coding sequence ATGACCGACCAGCCCGCAAGCGGCTTCACCCATTTCGACGCCGAAGGCCGCGCGGTCATGGTGGACGTGTCCGGCAAGGCGGATACGGAACGCACGGCGACCGCCCACGGCTCCGTCCTGATGCAGCCGGAAACGCTGGCGCTCATCCTGCAGGGCGGCGTCAAGAAGGGCGATGTCCTGTCGGTGGCCCGCCTCGCCGGCATCATGGGGGCCAAGCGCACGCCGGACCTGATCCCGCTGTGCCACCCGCTGATGCTGACCTCGGTCAAGGTGGACCTGACCTGCGACCCCGACCGCAACGCCGTGGACATCACCGCCACCTGCAAGCTGAAGGGCCAGACCGGCGTGGAGATGGAGGCGCTGACCGCCGTGTCGGTCGCGGCGCTGACCGTCTACGACATGTGCAAGGCGGTGGACCGCGGCATGACCATCACCGAGGTGAAGCTGCTGCACAAGGCCGGCGGCAAGAGCGGCGACTGGGGGAGCGCGGTCTGA
- a CDS encoding ComEC/Rec2 family competence protein yields the protein MAGGMAAEGGDGAAPLRRGVPARLAAAAECLTAERERWALWLPVGTGAGVALYFGLPAEPPLWLGPGAAVGCLPLLWLARRRLAPVVLLLGLLSVALGFAAAQLHSVAAAAPMLTRELGPVQVTGRVLAVERQPTGTRLMIGDPIVDRLTPQATPARVRLHLPAKVAPPEAGTVVRLRAMLHPPAAPAEPGAFDLQRRAYFEGFGAVGFVLGAPVAQEAPPPGGWRRVTVAFEQARAAIAERVRAVVADSAEASVTAALLNGDAAAIPEPMMDAFRDSGLAHLLSISGLHVGIAAGIVFWVVRALLALVPWIALRWPIKKIAALAGILSAILYTLLVGAPLPTLRSVLMTGLVMGAVIADRSPISMRLVAFAGVVTVLYDPEGMLGPSFQMSFAAVVALIAAFERFTPWAVRRRRDLGWLGRGVMALGGIAFSSVVATVATTPYGLYHFQQVAFYGVLSNMVAIPITTVWIMPFSLLSYLLLPFGLEGPAVTAMSWGVRLVIETAERTAALPGATAFLPAMPDAAIAAVTLGGLWLAIWTGRWRWLGVVAVAGGLVAPVFAPRPDVLVSEDGKLMAVRSAEGLLSLSAASDGRVADSWRRRDGMEKPEDKAGQDVWPLAGVSLDGRLRCDALGCLYRAEGRTVALLRQPDALPEDCAMADAVVTATPSRGCRAPLVIDRWRLRREGAHALYLSDNGIRVESVRGRRGDRPWTMGGQLPDEKSGGR from the coding sequence ATGGCCGGTGGTATGGCGGCGGAGGGCGGGGACGGCGCCGCTCCGCTCCGTCGCGGCGTCCCCGCGCGCTTGGCGGCGGCGGCGGAGTGCCTCACCGCGGAGCGGGAGCGCTGGGCCCTGTGGCTGCCGGTGGGGACCGGGGCGGGCGTGGCGCTCTACTTCGGCCTGCCCGCGGAACCGCCGCTCTGGCTGGGGCCGGGTGCCGCGGTCGGCTGCCTGCCCCTGCTGTGGCTGGCGCGGCGCCGACTGGCGCCGGTGGTCCTGCTTCTGGGGCTGCTGAGCGTCGCTCTGGGTTTCGCGGCGGCGCAACTCCACAGCGTGGCGGCGGCGGCGCCGATGCTGACGCGCGAGCTTGGGCCGGTGCAGGTGACCGGGCGCGTGCTGGCGGTTGAGCGGCAACCCACCGGGACGCGGCTGATGATCGGGGACCCGATCGTGGACCGGCTGACCCCGCAGGCGACGCCGGCGCGGGTCCGCCTGCATCTGCCGGCTAAGGTGGCTCCGCCGGAGGCTGGAACGGTGGTCCGGCTGCGCGCCATGCTCCACCCGCCGGCCGCCCCGGCCGAGCCGGGGGCCTTCGACCTGCAGCGCCGCGCCTATTTCGAGGGGTTCGGCGCGGTCGGCTTCGTCCTGGGCGCCCCCGTCGCGCAGGAGGCGCCGCCGCCCGGCGGCTGGCGCCGGGTGACGGTGGCTTTCGAGCAGGCCCGCGCCGCCATCGCCGAGCGGGTGCGCGCCGTCGTCGCCGACTCCGCGGAGGCCAGCGTCACCGCCGCCCTGCTGAACGGCGACGCCGCGGCGATCCCCGAGCCGATGATGGACGCCTTCCGCGACAGCGGTCTGGCGCATCTCCTGTCCATCTCCGGCTTGCATGTGGGCATCGCCGCGGGCATCGTCTTCTGGGTGGTGCGCGCGCTGCTGGCGCTGGTTCCCTGGATCGCGCTGCGCTGGCCGATCAAGAAGATCGCGGCGCTGGCCGGCATCCTGTCGGCCATCCTCTACACGCTGCTGGTGGGCGCGCCCTTGCCGACGCTGCGGTCGGTGCTGATGACCGGCCTCGTCATGGGCGCGGTCATCGCCGACCGGTCGCCGATCAGCATGCGTCTGGTCGCCTTCGCCGGCGTCGTCACCGTTCTCTACGACCCGGAGGGAATGCTGGGGCCGAGCTTCCAGATGTCCTTCGCGGCGGTCGTCGCCCTGATCGCCGCCTTCGAACGCTTCACGCCCTGGGCGGTGCGGCGGCGGCGCGACCTGGGCTGGCTCGGCAGGGGCGTCATGGCTCTGGGGGGCATCGCCTTCTCCAGCGTGGTGGCGACGGTCGCGACGACGCCCTACGGGCTCTACCATTTCCAACAGGTCGCCTTTTACGGCGTGCTGTCCAACATGGTGGCGATCCCCATCACGACGGTGTGGATCATGCCCTTCAGCCTGCTGTCCTACCTGCTGCTTCCCTTCGGGCTGGAGGGGCCGGCGGTGACGGCGATGAGCTGGGGAGTCCGGCTGGTCATAGAAACGGCGGAGCGCACCGCGGCGCTGCCCGGAGCGACGGCCTTCCTGCCGGCCATGCCGGACGCGGCCATCGCGGCGGTCACTCTGGGCGGGCTGTGGCTGGCCATCTGGACGGGACGCTGGCGCTGGCTGGGCGTGGTCGCGGTGGCGGGAGGGCTGGTCGCTCCGGTCTTCGCTCCACGGCCGGATGTTCTGGTCTCGGAGGACGGGAAACTGATGGCCGTGCGCAGCGCGGAGGGGCTTCTCAGCCTGTCCGCCGCCAGCGACGGGCGTGTGGCCGACAGCTGGCGGCGGCGCGACGGCATGGAGAAACCGGAGGACAAAGCCGGGCAGGACGTCTGGCCGCTCGCCGGGGTCAGTCTGGACGGGCGGCTGCGCTGCGACGCCCTGGGATGCCTCTACCGTGCGGAGGGGAGGACGGTGGCGCTTCTGCGCCAGCCCGACGCCCTGCCGGAGGATTGCGCGATGGCCGACGCGGTGGTGACCGCCACCCCGTCGCGCGGATGCCGGGCGCCGCTGGTCATCGACCGCTGGCGCCTGCGGAGGGAGGGCGCGCACGCGCTCTACCTGTCGGACAACGGCATCCGGGTGGAAAGCGTGCGCGGACGGCGCGGCGACCGCCCGTGGACGATGGGAGGACAGCTCCCCGATGAAAAGTCCGGGGGGCGTTGA
- the lexA gene encoding transcriptional repressor LexA produces MLTRKQHELLLFINERLGQGGVSPSFDEMKDALNLKSKSGIHRLITGLEERGFIRRLPHRARALEVLRLPEGLETAPPRPPRAKFQPNVIKGDFSFAGREANPASESVQLPLYGRIAAGTPIEALRDSSAFVDVPAAMLGMGDHYALEVAGDSMVEAGILDHDTVVIQRCDSAENGSIVVALVDDAEVTLKRLRRKGNTVALEPANAAYETRIFGADRVRVQGRLVGLVRKY; encoded by the coding sequence ATGCTCACGCGCAAGCAGCATGAATTGCTGCTTTTCATCAACGAGCGGCTCGGGCAGGGCGGTGTGTCCCCTTCCTTCGACGAAATGAAGGACGCTCTCAACCTGAAGTCCAAGTCGGGCATCCACCGCCTGATCACCGGGCTGGAGGAGCGCGGTTTCATCCGCCGCCTGCCCCACCGCGCCCGCGCGCTGGAGGTGTTGCGCCTGCCGGAGGGGCTTGAGACCGCCCCCCCCCGGCCGCCGCGCGCCAAGTTCCAGCCCAACGTCATCAAGGGCGACTTCAGCTTCGCCGGACGGGAGGCGAACCCGGCGTCGGAATCGGTGCAGCTTCCGCTCTATGGCCGGATCGCCGCCGGCACGCCCATCGAGGCGCTGCGCGACAGCTCCGCCTTCGTGGACGTTCCCGCCGCCATGCTCGGCATGGGCGACCACTACGCGCTGGAGGTCGCCGGCGATTCCATGGTGGAGGCCGGCATCCTTGACCATGACACGGTGGTCATCCAGCGCTGCGACAGCGCGGAGAACGGCTCGATCGTCGTCGCCCTGGTCGATGACGCCGAAGTCACGCTGAAGCGCCTGCGCCGCAAGGGCAACACCGTCGCCCTGGAGCCGGCCAACGCCGCCTACGAGACCCGCATCTTCGGCGCCGACCGGGTGCGGGTGCAGGGCCGCCTCGTCGGTCTGGTGCGGAAGTACTGA